From a region of the Mycobacteroides saopaulense genome:
- a CDS encoding NAD(P)H-dependent flavin oxidoreductase has translation MITNRVTELLGIERPIVQAPMGWIARSQLASAVCDAGGLGIIETSSGELDAIKHEIRIMRELTEKPFGVNIAQAFVRDPSTAQFVVDQGVKFVTTSAGDPNKYTRFLKDHGLTVFHVVPTLAAALKAVDAGVDGLVVEGVEGGGFKDPKGASTMVLLPLVRSQVDVPIIAAGGICDGASMAAAFALGAEGVQMGTRMMSAAESPIHGNWKAAVVAARETDTVLLNRLTKPGLRALRSERTEEMERRDLVSLLDTGNPMDLYFGGNMDTFVPMSGQVAGRIGGVESVKDILDATMDEFAAVIGKLAAQYG, from the coding sequence GTGATCACCAACCGGGTTACCGAACTGCTGGGTATCGAGCGGCCGATCGTGCAGGCCCCGATGGGCTGGATAGCGCGTTCGCAGCTGGCGAGCGCGGTGTGCGACGCGGGCGGGCTCGGCATCATCGAAACCAGTTCCGGCGAGCTCGATGCCATCAAGCACGAGATCCGCATCATGCGTGAGCTCACCGAGAAGCCGTTCGGTGTCAACATCGCGCAGGCCTTCGTGCGGGACCCGTCTACCGCGCAGTTCGTGGTTGATCAGGGCGTGAAATTCGTGACGACCAGCGCCGGCGATCCGAACAAGTACACCCGCTTTCTGAAAGACCATGGGCTCACCGTGTTTCATGTCGTCCCCACACTGGCGGCGGCGCTCAAGGCCGTCGATGCCGGAGTTGACGGGCTGGTGGTGGAGGGCGTCGAGGGTGGCGGGTTCAAGGATCCGAAAGGTGCGTCCACCATGGTGCTGTTGCCCTTGGTGCGCTCACAGGTCGATGTTCCGATCATCGCCGCGGGCGGCATCTGCGACGGTGCGTCCATGGCCGCGGCCTTCGCGCTCGGCGCCGAGGGCGTGCAGATGGGCACCAGGATGATGTCGGCCGCGGAGTCGCCCATCCATGGAAACTGGAAGGCCGCGGTTGTCGCGGCGCGCGAGACCGACACCGTGCTGCTCAATCGGCTCACCAAGCCGGGTCTGCGTGCTTTGCGCAGCGAGCGCACCGAGGAGATGGAACGTCGAGATCTGGTGTCGCTCCTGGACACCGGAAATCCGATGGACCTCTATTTCGGAGGCAACATGGACACCTTCGTGCCGATGAGCGGTCAAGTCGCCGGCCGCATCGGTGGTGTCGAATCGGTCAAGGACATTCTGGACGCCACCATGGACGAGTTCGCCGCGGTGATCGGCAAGCTCGCCGCCCAGTACGGCTAG
- a CDS encoding lysophospholipid acyltransferase family protein: MAGETKAKVIQLQANSERHAARARRAEARADAGRRHPSSLTNDAPAGDSADTAAVIHDLNEIRAAQGNAPVGDEESLTALAANIAAVAEFIRRRVGGDYNVDDFGFDEHLNESLLLPLLRPLFNRWFRVDVTGVENIPATGGALVVANHAGVLPLDGLMLSVAVHDRCPGNRTLRNLAADMVFDAPFLGQLARKAGHTLACTADAHRLLSAGELTAVFPEGYKGLGKPFKDRYKLQRFGRGGFVAAAIRTGAPIIPCSIVGSEEIYPMIADLKVIARLFGLPYFPVTPLFPAAGPVGLVPLPSKWHIEFGTPIPTEGYDDAAADDPMVTFEVTDQVRETIQQTLYRLLAGRRNMFFG, encoded by the coding sequence ATGGCTGGTGAGACAAAAGCGAAAGTTATTCAACTGCAGGCTAATTCGGAACGCCATGCTGCACGCGCTCGCCGGGCGGAGGCGCGTGCCGACGCCGGTCGGCGGCACCCGTCATCGTTGACCAACGACGCCCCGGCTGGAGATTCCGCGGACACCGCTGCTGTGATCCATGACCTCAACGAGATTCGCGCGGCACAGGGCAACGCGCCCGTTGGCGACGAGGAGTCGTTGACGGCGCTCGCGGCCAACATTGCGGCCGTCGCCGAGTTCATTCGCCGACGCGTCGGTGGCGACTACAACGTTGACGATTTCGGCTTCGACGAGCACCTCAACGAATCGCTGCTACTTCCTTTGCTGAGACCATTGTTCAACCGATGGTTCAGGGTGGACGTGACCGGCGTGGAGAACATCCCCGCCACCGGTGGAGCCCTGGTTGTGGCTAACCATGCGGGTGTGCTGCCGCTTGACGGCCTGATGCTGTCGGTCGCGGTGCACGACCGCTGCCCCGGCAACCGGACGCTGCGTAACCTGGCCGCCGACATGGTGTTCGACGCGCCATTCTTGGGGCAGCTGGCGCGCAAGGCGGGGCACACGCTGGCCTGCACGGCCGATGCGCACCGGCTACTGTCCGCGGGCGAGCTGACCGCGGTGTTCCCCGAGGGGTACAAGGGCCTGGGCAAGCCGTTCAAGGATCGCTACAAGCTGCAACGGTTCGGTCGCGGGGGATTCGTGGCGGCGGCTATCCGGACCGGGGCGCCGATCATTCCGTGCTCGATCGTCGGGTCCGAGGAGATCTACCCGATGATCGCCGACCTGAAGGTGATCGCCCGACTGTTCGGGCTGCCGTACTTCCCGGTGACTCCGCTCTTCCCGGCGGCCGGTCCTGTTGGCCTGGTGCCGCTGCCGTCCAAGTGGCATATCGAGTTCGGCACGCCGATCCCGACCGAGGGATACGACGATGCCGCCGCCGACGACCCGATGGTGACCTTCGAAGTCACCGACCAGGTGCGCGAGACCATTCAGCAGACGCTGTACCGGTTGCTTGCCGGTCGGCGCAACATGTTCTTCGGCTAG
- a CDS encoding SDR family oxidoreductase: MSTGETNLHYPRVVLVTGASRFLGGYLAARLVQNPMINRVIAVDAVAPSKDLLRRMGRAEFVRADIRNPFIAKVIRNGEVDTVVHTASASYSPRSGGRAALKELNVMGAMQLFAACQKAPTVQRVVVKSTAQVYGASARDPVMFTEEMGARRPPSDGFARDSIDIESYARGLGRRRPDVAVTILRLANLIGPGMDTALARYLAGPVVPTMLGRDARLQLLHEQDALGALERATMAGKAGTFNIAADGMMMMSQAVRRSGQLGIPVPSFAVAAIASFTKGTRYTELSSEQRDWLAYGRAMDNTRMKTELGYQPKWTTIGAFGDYVRGRGITPVIEPEWVRSLGDRAVALAQRISS, encoded by the coding sequence GTGAGTACCGGCGAGACCAATCTGCATTACCCAAGGGTTGTGCTGGTCACCGGGGCCAGCAGATTCCTCGGGGGCTATCTGGCCGCGCGCCTGGTGCAAAATCCGATGATCAATCGTGTCATCGCGGTGGATGCGGTCGCTCCGAGCAAGGATCTGCTGCGCCGGATGGGCCGGGCGGAGTTCGTGCGAGCGGATATCCGGAACCCGTTCATCGCGAAGGTCATCCGCAACGGCGAGGTCGACACGGTGGTGCACACCGCTTCGGCCTCCTATTCGCCGCGCTCCGGTGGACGTGCCGCGCTCAAGGAACTGAACGTGATGGGCGCGATGCAGTTGTTCGCGGCCTGCCAGAAGGCCCCCACGGTGCAGCGCGTCGTGGTCAAGTCCACCGCGCAGGTCTACGGGGCCAGCGCCCGGGATCCGGTGATGTTCACCGAGGAGATGGGTGCGCGTCGTCCCCCGTCCGACGGTTTCGCACGGGACAGCATCGATATCGAGAGCTACGCCCGTGGCTTGGGCCGGCGCCGTCCCGATGTCGCCGTGACCATCCTGCGGTTGGCCAATCTGATCGGCCCCGGCATGGACACCGCGTTGGCGCGGTATCTGGCGGGTCCGGTGGTGCCGACCATGCTCGGGCGTGACGCCCGCCTGCAGCTGCTGCACGAGCAAGATGCGCTGGGTGCGCTCGAACGCGCCACCATGGCGGGAAAGGCGGGCACCTTCAACATCGCGGCCGACGGCATGATGATGATGTCGCAGGCAGTTCGGCGCTCCGGTCAGCTCGGCATTCCGGTGCCGTCGTTTGCGGTCGCTGCGATCGCGTCCTTCACCAAGGGCACGCGGTATACCGAGTTGAGCTCCGAGCAGCGCGACTGGCTGGCGTACGGGCGTGCCATGGACAACACGCGCATGAAGACAGAGCTCGGATACCAGCCCAAGTGGACGACCATCGGGGCCTTTGGTGATTACGTGCGGGGGCGCGGGATCACTCCAGTTATCGAGCCGGAGTGGGTACGCTCATTGGGAGATCGCGCGGTGGCACTCGCGCAGAGGATCAGTTCGTAA
- a CDS encoding 30S ribosomal protein bS22 yields the protein MGSVIKKRRKRMSKKKHRKLLRRTRVQRRKLGK from the coding sequence ATGGGTTCAGTCATCAAGAAGCGGCGTAAGCGTATGTCCAAGAAGAAGCACCGTAAGCTGCTTCGTCGCACCCGCGTTCAGCGCAGAAAACTCGGCAAGTAA
- a CDS encoding helix-turn-helix domain-containing protein — translation MTSMNGPSARDGAGAKPGRDASAAGQSGKAQFLTVAEVAALMRVSKMTVYRLVHNGELPAVRVGRSFRVHAKAVNDLLQASYFDAG, via the coding sequence ATGACGTCAATGAACGGGCCATCCGCACGCGACGGGGCCGGCGCCAAGCCGGGCCGGGATGCGTCGGCTGCTGGCCAATCCGGGAAGGCTCAGTTCCTTACGGTCGCCGAGGTCGCCGCGCTGATGCGCGTCAGCAAGATGACTGTCTACCGGCTGGTGCACAACGGAGAGCTGCCCGCGGTGCGGGTCGGCCGGTCGTTCCGTGTGCACGCCAAGGCGGTCAACGATCTGCTGCAGGCCTCTTACTTCGACGCCGGCTAG
- the proC gene encoding pyrroline-5-carboxylate reductase, whose translation MSRIAIIGGGNIGEALISGLLRAGRQAKDIVVSEKVPARAKALAEAYSIRISEVADAVEGADFIVVAVKPSDVESATTEIAAALAKLDAEGTERETEQVLVSVAAGVSTSFFESKLAAGAPVVRVMPNAPMLVGAGVSALAKGRFANDEQLSAVAELLESVGSVIKVAESQMDTVTALSGSGPAYFFLLVEALVDAGVASGLTRPVATDLVIQTMAGSAAMLLERAETDENRAPGLQTRTEVDTTAAELRATITSPGGTTAAALRELERGGLRASVYAAVDAAKTRSEQLGITSE comes from the coding sequence ATGTCCAGAATCGCAATCATCGGTGGCGGCAATATCGGCGAAGCACTTATCTCCGGGCTGCTGAGGGCCGGGCGCCAAGCCAAGGACATCGTCGTGTCGGAGAAGGTTCCCGCACGGGCGAAGGCTCTTGCCGAGGCCTACTCGATCCGGATCAGCGAGGTGGCCGATGCCGTCGAGGGAGCCGACTTCATCGTGGTGGCGGTCAAGCCTTCGGATGTGGAGAGCGCGACGACGGAGATCGCCGCGGCGCTGGCGAAACTGGATGCCGAGGGCACCGAGCGGGAGACCGAGCAGGTGCTGGTCTCGGTGGCCGCCGGAGTCTCCACGAGCTTCTTCGAATCCAAACTGGCCGCCGGAGCCCCGGTGGTGCGCGTGATGCCCAACGCCCCGATGCTGGTCGGCGCCGGGGTCAGTGCCCTCGCGAAGGGTCGATTCGCCAATGACGAGCAGCTCAGCGCGGTCGCCGAGCTGCTGGAGTCGGTGGGCAGTGTCATCAAGGTGGCCGAATCGCAGATGGACACGGTGACCGCGTTGTCCGGGTCGGGCCCGGCGTACTTCTTCTTGCTCGTCGAGGCGCTCGTCGATGCGGGGGTCGCCTCGGGTCTCACGAGGCCCGTCGCAACCGATCTGGTCATTCAAACCATGGCCGGATCCGCCGCGATGCTCCTGGAAAGGGCCGAAACCGACGAAAATCGCGCCCCCGGATTGCAGACCCGTACCGAGGTCGACACGACCGCCGCGGAGCTACGCGCAACGATTACCTCGCCGGGTGGTACTACCGCCGCTGCGCTGCGTGAACTGGAACGTGGAGGTTTGCGGGCAAGCGTCTATGCGGCCGTCGACGCCGCAAAAACACGCTCCGAGCAGCTCGGAATCACATCAGAGTAA
- a CDS encoding serine hydrolase domain-containing protein: protein MSQPQRRAEAAPVFTPVPAGTDLPDGVHGWAQPEFDRVVRKFASMYVGRIGGGALCAYVDGEPVLDIWAGEARPGMPWTHDTAPIVYSASKGVTATVIHRLADRGLLTYDAPVARYWPEFAANGKESVTVREVLAHKSGLAALAPLASTPEELLDHELMEQRLAAAPVGRFYGKAAYHAMSYGWLLAGLGRAITGKDMRALYRTEIAEPLGVDGIHLGRPPADSPTIAAGIYAQLDKAVTTPFLSRGLSLGARVIDIIPAARGATGAIHVPGAERIVADDGHTSAPLYDTQMGAGNAICTAQGLAKLYAALSNRGRVDGRQLLSEEKTAELACGRGIRASLPIARDIWELGYHCIPAPGLVGGFGHMGAGGSTGWADPKRRIAVGLAHNHLILPNPMHNVAFPRLWAATLRSAR, encoded by the coding sequence ATGTCACAACCGCAGCGTCGCGCCGAAGCCGCCCCTGTCTTCACGCCTGTTCCCGCAGGCACCGATCTGCCCGACGGAGTGCACGGCTGGGCCCAGCCCGAGTTCGACCGGGTTGTCCGCAAGTTCGCGTCGATGTACGTCGGCCGGATCGGCGGCGGTGCACTCTGTGCGTACGTCGACGGGGAACCGGTGCTCGATATCTGGGCCGGAGAGGCGCGGCCCGGCATGCCCTGGACCCACGACACCGCACCCATCGTGTACTCGGCGTCCAAGGGTGTGACCGCGACCGTGATCCACCGGCTGGCCGACCGGGGACTACTGACCTATGACGCTCCGGTCGCCCGGTACTGGCCCGAATTCGCGGCCAACGGCAAGGAATCGGTGACGGTGCGGGAGGTGCTGGCGCACAAGTCGGGATTGGCGGCGTTGGCCCCGCTGGCGTCCACGCCCGAGGAGTTGCTCGACCACGAGCTCATGGAGCAGCGATTGGCCGCCGCGCCGGTCGGGCGCTTCTACGGTAAGGCCGCCTATCACGCGATGAGTTACGGATGGCTGCTGGCCGGACTCGGGCGCGCGATCACCGGCAAGGACATGCGTGCGTTGTACCGCACCGAAATCGCCGAACCCCTGGGAGTGGACGGCATCCACCTGGGGCGGCCACCCGCCGATTCACCGACGATCGCGGCGGGGATCTACGCGCAACTCGACAAGGCGGTCACGACGCCCTTCCTGTCTCGCGGCCTGTCCCTCGGAGCGCGCGTCATCGACATCATTCCGGCCGCGCGAGGTGCCACCGGTGCGATCCATGTGCCAGGTGCCGAACGCATCGTCGCCGACGACGGGCACACCAGTGCACCGCTGTACGACACGCAGATGGGCGCGGGTAACGCAATCTGCACCGCTCAGGGGCTGGCCAAGCTCTATGCCGCACTGAGCAATCGGGGCCGGGTGGATGGGCGGCAACTGCTGTCGGAGGAGAAGACCGCCGAACTGGCCTGCGGCCGCGGGATCAGGGCCAGCCTTCCCATCGCCCGCGACATCTGGGAACTCGGCTACCACTGCATCCCCGCACCGGGGCTGGTGGGCGGTTTCGGGCACATGGGCGCGGGCGGTTCCACCGGTTGGGCAGACCCGAAGCGCCGCATCGCTGTTGGGCTGGCGCACAACCACCTGATACTTCCCAACCCGATGCACAACGTCGCCTTCCCCCGGCTATGGGCCGCGACCCTACGGAGTGCGCGCTAG
- a CDS encoding WXG100 family type VII secretion target encodes MLLSVGELKKVSVQSIRDIAAGLRAKAASMRAIKTGISDLPHKGTWTGVAADNADHEIGAFGKGLGADAEAYENAARKVDRAGDEFEGLKQLLTKLENEAAGKFSIDEATGEVTPLSKDFNKSDRDYIANTIKQLCAAGGQANDDLAAGIHATDGATTPAPSSAPGGSLAPIPGSAIKPDGAAGALANLAAPNPDGDPGATKAAAAPGGIDTINYKELYPKTTVDGHQLGGVGAVPGVGNIDKTKPAKLAPTLADRDVPAFKEVTRQNLINAKVPADQIEQRVDDAVKAAQTPRFMTEAEQMRTPGEVPLHRSPGDQFNDIMGRASDSATKTIDGQIEQAKILTGQAGPGAPGVAEAWKELGINAAHQAHELTTDPLAAPKMGIEQANDFYNHPGEFIGKNMILGTEALAGGAVGGEAAAGARGLLGDLTGAEGRALTHGLDDTHYAPTPLDHPSPSTVDHHTPITSDHHAPSNDSWSGHSAFDSSGQISSELRDQILSIEKGDRPDPATYLPHEYIQQHLEQFDKGVARFMTDENLDSFGIGQRDGTSFVMPKGEADALMNATHGNPRAMEDALGLPEGFLDKNRIVRVDIEDPRSYDLRMPSGNEAGANSQWIPGGRLPGGESEAIIDGGRVPREDYKISDIPGR; translated from the coding sequence ATGTTGCTGTCGGTGGGCGAGCTGAAAAAGGTCAGTGTTCAGTCGATTCGTGACATTGCCGCAGGTCTGCGCGCCAAAGCCGCCTCGATGCGTGCCATCAAAACCGGGATTTCGGATCTGCCGCACAAAGGCACCTGGACCGGGGTGGCTGCCGATAACGCCGACCACGAAATCGGCGCCTTTGGCAAAGGGCTGGGCGCCGACGCCGAGGCATATGAGAACGCAGCCAGGAAAGTTGATCGGGCGGGCGATGAGTTCGAGGGCCTCAAACAGTTGCTGACCAAGTTGGAGAACGAAGCGGCCGGCAAGTTCTCCATCGACGAGGCAACCGGCGAAGTCACCCCCTTGAGCAAGGATTTCAACAAGTCTGATCGTGACTACATCGCCAACACGATCAAACAGCTCTGTGCTGCCGGTGGACAGGCCAACGATGACCTTGCCGCCGGGATTCACGCCACCGATGGAGCGACCACCCCCGCGCCGTCCAGCGCGCCTGGTGGCTCATTGGCTCCGATACCCGGTTCGGCGATTAAGCCCGATGGGGCGGCGGGTGCATTGGCGAATCTTGCCGCTCCCAACCCAGATGGTGATCCGGGGGCGACCAAGGCTGCTGCTGCCCCTGGCGGCATTGACACGATCAATTACAAAGAGCTGTATCCCAAAACCACTGTGGACGGTCACCAGCTTGGCGGCGTGGGGGCTGTGCCGGGTGTGGGCAATATCGACAAAACAAAGCCGGCCAAGCTCGCCCCGACATTGGCTGACCGTGATGTTCCGGCGTTCAAAGAAGTCACTCGCCAAAACCTGATCAACGCGAAGGTGCCTGCCGATCAGATCGAGCAGCGGGTCGACGACGCGGTCAAGGCTGCGCAGACCCCGCGTTTCATGACCGAGGCCGAGCAGATGCGCACACCAGGCGAGGTGCCGCTACACCGCTCGCCGGGTGATCAGTTCAACGACATCATGGGTCGCGCCAGCGACTCGGCCACCAAGACCATTGACGGCCAGATCGAACAGGCGAAAATCCTTACCGGACAAGCCGGTCCGGGCGCACCCGGTGTCGCCGAAGCCTGGAAAGAACTAGGAATCAACGCAGCCCACCAGGCCCACGAACTGACGACCGACCCCTTAGCCGCACCCAAAATGGGTATTGAACAAGCCAATGACTTCTACAACCACCCCGGCGAGTTCATCGGCAAAAACATGATCCTCGGCACCGAGGCCCTAGCCGGTGGGGCGGTTGGCGGCGAAGCCGCAGCCGGAGCACGCGGGCTACTCGGAGACCTCACGGGTGCAGAAGGGCGCGCCCTCACCCACGGACTCGACGACACGCACTATGCGCCCACGCCGCTCGATCATCCGTCGCCATCAACGGTGGACCACCACACACCAATCACGAGCGATCATCACGCGCCAAGCAACGACAGCTGGTCAGGCCATAGCGCTTTTGATTCATCCGGCCAGATCTCTAGTGAACTCCGTGACCAGATCCTATCTATCGAGAAGGGTGATCGCCCCGACCCTGCCACGTATCTGCCACATGAGTACATTCAGCAGCATCTGGAGCAATTCGACAAAGGCGTCGCCCGTTTTATGACCGATGAGAATCTCGACAGTTTCGGGATAGGCCAGCGAGACGGCACCTCTTTCGTGATGCCAAAGGGCGAAGCAGATGCATTGATGAATGCCACCCATGGAAATCCTCGCGCAATGGAAGACGCCCTCGGGCTACCCGAAGGATTCCTTGACAAAAATAGAATAGTTCGCGTCGATATAGAGGACCCCAGGAGCTACGATCTAAGAATGCCGTCAGGTAACGAGGCTGGAGCCAACAGTCAATGGATTCCAGGTGGACGTCTGCCGGGCGGAGAGTCCGAGGCGATAATTGATGGCGGAAGAGTTCCACGAGAAGACTACAAAATATCGGACATCCCAGGTAGGTGA
- a CDS encoding WXG100 family type VII secretion target, whose protein sequence is MTDPLQVTPERLHASANAMDKHLRDHLDAHRAADAKVTGAASGLVGVAASVLSAKSADLQAKSLHISNELTHFRDAFDKCGYAFATADEESKVRIFNTRAYEGS, encoded by the coding sequence GTGACTGATCCGTTGCAGGTGACCCCGGAGCGGTTGCATGCCTCGGCGAACGCGATGGACAAACACCTGCGCGATCATCTGGACGCACACCGGGCCGCCGACGCCAAAGTTACCGGAGCAGCCTCCGGGCTGGTGGGGGTAGCCGCATCTGTGTTATCGGCCAAATCCGCTGACCTGCAAGCTAAGTCGCTGCACATCAGCAACGAGTTGACGCATTTCCGGGATGCCTTCGATAAGTGCGGGTATGCGTTCGCTACGGCCGATGAGGAGTCCAAGGTCAGGATCTTTAACACCCGCGCCTACGAGGGTTCCTGA
- a CDS encoding excalibur calcium-binding domain-containing protein, producing MTLVRSGMQRFNLCASRIRGVQKATERRIRSSPRSSRSSSAAADGNYHIPRGAPAYSAKLDRDGDGLACEG from the coding sequence ATGACGTTGGTGCGATCGGGCATGCAGCGGTTCAATCTGTGCGCGTCCCGTATCCGGGGCGTCCAAAAGGCGACTGAGCGCCGCATCAGGTCCTCACCGCGCTCGTCGAGGAGCAGCTCCGCGGCGGCGGACGGCAACTACCACATTCCGCGTGGCGCACCGGCTTACTCGGCCAAGCTGGATCGAGACGGAGACGGCTTGGCCTGCGAGGGTTAG
- a CDS encoding nitroreductase/quinone reductase family protein produces the protein MSKQPDWAIRAGAWGLENGHRVLLALTGGRYPKKVLGMQPVELFTIGSKTGQRRGTLLTAPIYEPDKVVLVASYGGGTENPAWYKNLVANPAVEIAVDDVARPYTAHTASAEEKAALWPTIVKVNPGYAGYQKNTDRDIPVIVCVPA, from the coding sequence ATGAGCAAGCAACCCGATTGGGCGATCCGTGCCGGTGCGTGGGGTCTGGAGAACGGGCACCGGGTGCTGCTGGCATTGACCGGCGGGCGCTATCCCAAGAAGGTGCTGGGGATGCAGCCGGTGGAGTTGTTCACCATCGGCAGCAAGACCGGGCAGCGCCGCGGCACGCTGCTGACCGCGCCGATCTACGAGCCCGACAAGGTAGTGCTGGTGGCCTCGTACGGGGGCGGCACCGAAAACCCGGCCTGGTACAAGAATCTGGTGGCCAACCCGGCCGTCGAGATCGCCGTCGACGACGTGGCACGGCCCTACACGGCACACACCGCTTCGGCCGAGGAGAAGGCCGCGCTGTGGCCGACGATCGTCAAGGTCAACCCCGGCTATGCGGGGTATCAGAAGAACACCGACCGGGACATCCCGGTCATCGTCTGCGTGCCCGCCTAA
- a CDS encoding nitroreductase/quinone reductase family protein: protein MGDKQKTPDWAAETGAWVLENGHRALLKLTGGRWPHKLGFMPTLELHTIGRKSGERRSSLLSSPIFTPERIVVIASLGGASHHPAWYLNLVANPNVEITVRGETKPYIARTASTQEKAELWPEITRGFGNPYAGYQRSTARDIPVVICEPV, encoded by the coding sequence ATGGGCGACAAGCAGAAGACGCCTGACTGGGCCGCCGAGACCGGCGCATGGGTGCTGGAGAACGGGCACCGGGCGCTGTTGAAGCTGACCGGTGGCCGCTGGCCGCACAAGCTCGGTTTCATGCCGACGCTGGAACTGCACACCATCGGGCGCAAGTCGGGTGAACGCCGCTCCTCGTTGTTGAGCTCGCCCATCTTCACACCGGAGCGGATCGTCGTGATCGCCTCGTTGGGAGGCGCCTCGCATCACCCCGCGTGGTATCTGAACCTCGTCGCCAATCCGAATGTCGAGATCACCGTGCGCGGCGAGACGAAGCCGTACATCGCCCGGACCGCCTCCACGCAGGAGAAGGCCGAGCTGTGGCCGGAGATCACCCGGGGATTCGGGAATCCGTACGCGGGATATCAGCGCAGCACCGCCCGGGACATCCCCGTGGTCATTTGCGAACCGGTCTAA
- a CDS encoding thioesterase family protein: MVNAPFAQAMSLTPAGDGLFDAHLSDIWTIGPKLHGGVMLALLAGAARETLAEGLDASGPSAGESEPIAVSASYLFAPSPGDMQVRTSVRKRGRQISLVDAELVQGDRTAVHAVVTLGTPEQHVGPLLTALPPALTQLPAEPPPGVAPIGEGHPMGEIFHLFGGIDVRPSLRSMSDLSERGKPEIVLWARPRDMAPDGLFALVCGDISVPVTFPLGRFGWAPTVQLTTYLRTLPADGWLRVLCSTNQIGQHWFDSEHTVIDSEGALVVQSRQLAMVPVN; encoded by the coding sequence GTGGTTAATGCTCCCTTCGCGCAAGCAATGTCCCTCACCCCCGCGGGCGATGGGCTCTTCGACGCGCACCTAAGCGACATCTGGACCATCGGACCGAAGCTGCACGGCGGCGTCATGCTGGCGCTGCTCGCCGGTGCCGCACGCGAGACGCTGGCTGAAGGTCTTGACGCGAGTGGCCCGTCTGCAGGGGAGAGCGAGCCCATTGCCGTCAGCGCGAGCTACCTGTTCGCACCTTCGCCCGGCGACATGCAGGTGCGCACGTCGGTGCGCAAGCGCGGCCGACAGATCTCGCTCGTCGATGCCGAGCTCGTCCAGGGCGACCGCACGGCGGTCCACGCCGTCGTCACGCTGGGAACTCCCGAACAGCATGTGGGTCCACTGTTGACGGCCCTGCCGCCGGCACTCACCCAGCTGCCCGCCGAACCACCGCCCGGGGTGGCCCCCATCGGCGAAGGCCATCCGATGGGGGAGATCTTCCACCTGTTCGGCGGCATCGACGTGCGGCCGTCGCTACGGTCGATGAGCGACCTGAGCGAGCGCGGCAAGCCCGAGATCGTGCTGTGGGCACGCCCGCGGGATATGGCGCCCGACGGGTTGTTCGCCTTGGTGTGCGGTGACATCTCGGTGCCGGTGACGTTCCCGCTGGGGCGCTTCGGCTGGGCGCCTACCGTGCAGCTGACCACGTATCTGCGTACGTTGCCCGCGGACGGCTGGCTGCGGGTGCTCTGCAGCACCAATCAGATCGGGCAGCACTGGTTCGATTCCGAACACACCGTCATCGACTCCGAAGGCGCTCTGGTGGTGCAGTCTCGCCAGCTCGCCATGGTGCCGGTAAACTGA